From one Musa acuminata AAA Group cultivar baxijiao chromosome BXJ2-6, Cavendish_Baxijiao_AAA, whole genome shotgun sequence genomic stretch:
- the LOC103987843 gene encoding protein IQ-domain 26-like: protein MGRATRWLRRLWSGKKENKEAKDCTGYGGGEDRREKKRWSFTKPARDTGDVLLGQNATTAAAVEAALFRSFYSESEKEQSKHAIAVAAATAAAADAAVAAAQAAVAVVRLTSQGRGAISGGSLERRAAVKIQTAFRGYLAKKALRALKALVKLQALVRGYLVRKQATVTLHSMQALIRAQATVRAQRARNLVRNEKRFQPEIRHRRSLERFDESCRSENLSSFHSRRLSASLDSASNGFDRSPKIVEIDTCRPKSSRSSRRANPSVLDPADDFHSSSISSPLPCQIPARISIPDCRNFQDYDWCLAGDKCRLSATAQSTPRYMNSISNLPVTPAKSMCGADFALRRFTNVPNCPNYMSSTRSFEAKSRSQSAPKQRPEPAGTRKRLPLSEVMLESRASLSGVGMQRSCSRVQEAFNFKSAVVGRLDRCSEPRKEAEREFYWHRNS, encoded by the exons ATGGGTCGGGCAACGCGGTGGCTGCGGAGACTCTGGAGtgggaagaaggagaacaaggaggCCAAGGACTGCACCGGCTACGGTGGCGGTGAGGAcaggagggagaagaaaaggtggAGCTTCACGAAACCGGCCAGGGACACAGGCGACGTGCTGTTGGGTCAAAACGCCACGACGGCCGCCGCGGTGGAGGCGGCGTTGTTTAGGTCCTTCTACTCGGAGAGTGAGAAGGAGCAGAGCAAGCACGCCATTGCGGTGGCCGCGGCCACTGCTGCGGCTGCGGATGCGGCGGTGGCGGCCGCACAAGCTGCCGTCGCGGTTGTCCGGCTTACGAGCCAGGGGAGGGGCGCCATCTCCGGCGGCAGCCTCGAGCGTCGAGCTGCGGTGAAGATCCAGACGGCATTCAGGGGATACTTG GCAAAGAAAGCTCTCAGAGCTCTGAAAGCGTTGGTTAAGCTACAAGCCCTCGTCAGAGGCTATCTCGTGCGCAAGCAAGCGACCGTCACTCTTCATAGCATGCAGGCTCTCATCAGAGCTCAGGCCACTGTCCGAGCGCAGAGAGCTCGAAATCTTGTTCGGAATGAGAAAAGGTTTCAGCCGGAAATCCGCCACCGGCGATCTTTG GAAAGGTTCGACGAGTCCTGCCGAAGCGAGAACTTGTCGTCGTTCCATAGTAGAAGGCTTTCCGCGAGCCTTGACAGTGCTTCCAATGGCTTTGATAGGAGCCCGAAAATTGTGGAGATAGACACCTGCCGCCCGAAGTCGTCGAGATCTTCCCGACGAGCCAATCCGTCTGTTCTCGACCCCGCCGATGACTTCCACTCGAGTTCCATCTCTTCCCCGCTCCCGTGCCAGATTCCAGCCAGGATCTCCATCCCCGACTGCCGGAACTTCCAAGACTACGACTGGTGCCTCGCAGGCGACAAGTGCCGGCTATCCGCGACAGCGCAGAGCACTCCCCGCTACATGAACTCAATTAGCAATCTGCCCGTCACTCCGGCCAAGAGCATGTGCGGCGCAGACTTCGCTCTCCGCCGCTTCACGAACGTTCCAAACTGCCCCAACTACATGTCAAGCACGCGGTCCTTCGAGGCGAAGTCGAGGTCCCAGAGCGCCCCGAAGCAGCGGCCGGAGCCGGCGGGGACGAGAAAGAGGCTGCCTTTGAGTGAGGTAATGCTCGAATCCCGGGCTAGTCTGAGCGGAGTCGGAATGCAGAGGTCCTGCTCTCGCGTCCAAGAGGCCTTCAACTTCAAGAGCGCCGTCGTTGGGAGGCTCGATAGGTGCTCGGAGCCGCGGAAGGAGGCAGAGAGGGAGTTCTACTGGCACAGGAACTCGTAA